In one window of Tenrec ecaudatus isolate mTenEca1 chromosome 3, mTenEca1.hap1, whole genome shotgun sequence DNA:
- the LOC142442845 gene encoding zinc finger protein AEBP2, with translation MDVDSTISSGRSTPAMMNGQGSTNSSSKNIAYNCCWDQCQACFNSSPDLADHIRSIHVDVQRGGVFVCLWKGCKVYNTPSTSQSWLQRHMLTHSGDKPFKCVVGGCNASFASQGGLARHVPTHFSQQNSSKVSSQPKAKEESPSKAGMNKRWKLKNKRRRSLPRPRDFFDAQTLDAIRHRAICFNLSAHIESLGKGHSVVFHSTVIAKRKEDSGKIKLLLHWMPEDILPDVWVNESKRHQLKTKVVHLSKLPKDTALLLDPNIYRTMPQKRLKR, from the coding sequence ATGGATGTAGACAGCACAATTTCCAGTGGGCGTTCAACTCCAGCCATGATGAACGGACAAGGAAGCACTAATTCTTCAAGCAAAAATATTGCCTATAATTGTTGTTGGGACCAATGCCAGGCTTGCTTCAACTCCAGCCCAGATCTGGCAGATCACATCCGTTCCATACATGTAGATGTTCAGCGAGGAGgggtatttgtttgtttatggaaAGGTTGTAAAGTATACAACACTCCATCAACCAGTCAAAGTTGGTTACAGAGGCATATGCTAACACACAGTGGAGACAAACCTTTCAAGTGTGTTGTTGGTGGCTGCAATGCCAGCTTTGCTTCTCAGGGAGGGCTAGCTCGCCATGTACCCACGCACTTCAGTCAGCAGAATTCCTCAAAAGTGTCTAGCCAGccaaaggccaaagaagaatctccTTCTAAAGCTGGGATGAACAAGAGGTGGAAACTAAAGAACAAAAGACGCCGTTCACTCCCACGGCCACGTGATTTCTTCGACGCACAAACACTGGATGCGATCAGACACCGAGCCATATGCTTTAACCTCTCAGCACACATAGAAAGTTTAGGGAAGGGGCACAGTGTTGTTTTTCATAGTACTGTAATAGCTAAGAGAAAAGAGGATTCTGGAAAGATAAAACTTTTGCTTCACTGGATGCCTGAAGACATTCTGCCTGATGTATGGGTGAATGAAAGTAAACGACATCAATTAAAAACTAAAGTAGTTCATTTATCAAAGTTACCCAAAGATACTGCCTTGCTTTTGGATCCAAACATATACAGAACAATGCCGCAGAAGAGGTTGAAGAGGTAA